A stretch of Prunus dulcis chromosome 6, ALMONDv2, whole genome shotgun sequence DNA encodes these proteins:
- the LOC117631697 gene encoding uncharacterized protein LOC117631697 isoform X2 has product MALISTKFSLALFLSSLCIHAVLGGFICEDLPNDVCAFSVSSAGKRCLLETMAKKDGSIEYQCRTSEVLVQGVAEYIETDQCVKACGIDRKSVGISSDALLEPQFMTKLCSPTCYQKCPNIVELYFNLAAGEGAFLPDLCNKQRTNPHRAMLQLLSSGEAAPGPVSSKSPSGNLAFAPSQEEAYPPSEAFAPAPL; this is encoded by the exons ATGGCTTTGATCTCCACCAAGTTTTCTTTggctctcttcctctcttccctCTGCATCCATGCAGTTCTAG GTGGGTTTATATGTGAGGATTTGCCAAATGATGTTTGCGCATTTTCGGTATCGTCTGCCGGGAAAAGGTGTCTGCTAGAGACCATGGCAAAGAAGGATGGAAGCATAGAGTACCAATGCAGGACATCAGAAGTTTTGGTTCAGGGGGTGGCAGAGTACATTGAGACAGATCAGTGTGTGAAGGCTTGTGGCATTGACAGGAAGTCTGTTGGGATTTCATCTGATGCCCTCCTTGAGCCTCAGTTCATGACCAAGCTCTGCTCCCCAACTTGCTACCAAAAGTGCCCCAACATTGTTGAGCTCTACTTCAACTTGGCCGCCGGAGAGG GAGCGTTCTTGCCTGATCTCTGTAACAAACAGCGTACCAACCCTCACCGTGCCATGCTCCAGCTCTTGAGCTCTGGTGAGGCCGCCCCTGGCCCCGTCAGCAGCAAATCACCATCAGGAAACTTGGCATTTGCCCCTTCTCAGGAAGAAGCGTATCCCCCTTCTGAG GCATTTGCCCCTGCTCCTCTGTAA
- the LOC117631697 gene encoding uncharacterized protein LOC117631697 isoform X1: MALISTKFSLALFLSSLCIHAVLGGFICEDLPNDVCAFSVSSAGKRCLLETMAKKDGSIEYQCRTSEVLVQGVAEYIETDQCVKACGIDRKSVGISSDALLEPQFMTKLCSPTCYQKCPNIVELYFNLAAGEGAFLPDLCNKQRTNPHRAMLQLLSSGEAAPGPVSSKSPSGNLAFAPSQEEAYPPSEAFAPTEGEALPPSEAFAPAPL, from the exons ATGGCTTTGATCTCCACCAAGTTTTCTTTggctctcttcctctcttccctCTGCATCCATGCAGTTCTAG GTGGGTTTATATGTGAGGATTTGCCAAATGATGTTTGCGCATTTTCGGTATCGTCTGCCGGGAAAAGGTGTCTGCTAGAGACCATGGCAAAGAAGGATGGAAGCATAGAGTACCAATGCAGGACATCAGAAGTTTTGGTTCAGGGGGTGGCAGAGTACATTGAGACAGATCAGTGTGTGAAGGCTTGTGGCATTGACAGGAAGTCTGTTGGGATTTCATCTGATGCCCTCCTTGAGCCTCAGTTCATGACCAAGCTCTGCTCCCCAACTTGCTACCAAAAGTGCCCCAACATTGTTGAGCTCTACTTCAACTTGGCCGCCGGAGAGG GAGCGTTCTTGCCTGATCTCTGTAACAAACAGCGTACCAACCCTCACCGTGCCATGCTCCAGCTCTTGAGCTCTGGTGAGGCCGCCCCTGGCCCCGTCAGCAGCAAATCACCATCAGGAAACTTGGCATTTGCCCCTTCTCAGGAAGAAGCGTATCCCCCTTCTGAGGCATTTGCTCCTACTGAGGGAGAAGCACTTCCCCCTTCTGAGGCATTTGCCCCTGCTCCTCTGTAA
- the LOC117631386 gene encoding fructose-1,6-bisphosphatase, chloroplastic, with amino-acid sequence MVAATLTSPSSQLLCSSSRSISQLSPLQQCLFGSKAIVSCPSNVNYSKKRHVGDGVKCMAVAAETEPKKKGGYQIQTLTNWLLKQEQEGVIDAELTIVLSSISLACKQIASLVQRASVSNLTGIQGAVNIQGEDQKKLDVVSNEVFSNCLRSSGRTGIIASEEEDVPVAVEESYSGNYIVVFDPLDGSSNIDAAVSTGSIFGIYSPNDECFASIEEDSTLDSAEQKCVVSVCQPGSNLLAAGYCMYSSSVIFVLTIGKGVFAFALDPMYGEFVLTQENIQIPKAGKIYSFNEGNYQLWDDKLKKYIDDLKDPGPSGKPYSARYIGSLVGDFHRTLLYGGIYGYPRDKKSKNGKLRLLYECAPMSFIVEQAGGKGSDGSARVLDIQPTEIHQRVPLYIGSVEEVEKLEKYLA; translated from the exons ATGGTTGCAGCAACACTAACTTCACCATCATCCCAACTCTTATGCTCAAGCTCTCGCTCTATCTCTCAGCTCTCTCCTCTGCAACAATGTCTCTTTGGGTCCAAAGCAATCGTCTCTTGCCCCAGTAACGTGAACTACAGCAAGAAGAGGCATGTGGGCGATGGGGTGAAATGCATGGCGGTGGCGGCGGAGACAGAGCCCAAGAAGAAAGGCGGGTACCAGATACAGACGCTGACGAATTGGTTGTTGAAGCAAGAGCAGGAGGGCGTGATTGATGCAGAGCTCACCATTGTTCTCTCGAGCATTTCCTTGGCCTGCAAGCAGATTGCTTCGTTGGTGCAGAGAGCTAGCGTTTCTAACTTAACTGGTATTCAGGGTGCTGTCAATATTCAAGGAGAGGACCAGAAGAAACTCGATGTTGTCTCCAATGAG GTTTTCTCCAATTGCCTAAGATCAAGTGGACGAACAGGGATTATAGCATCAGAGGAAGAGGATGTGCCGGTGGCTGTGGAAGAGAGTTACTCAGGCAACTACATTGTGGTGTTTGACCCACTTGATGGATCATCCAACATTGATGCTGCAGTGTCAACTGGATCCATCTTTGGAATATACAGCCCAAATGACGAGTGCTTTGcaagcattgaagaagacTCAACT CTTGACAGTGCTGAGCAGAAATGTGTGGTGAGTGTGTGCCAGCCAGGAAGCAACCTGCTTGCTGCTGGCTACTGCATGTACTCCAGCTCTGTAATCTTTGTGCTTACAATTGGGAAAGGTGTATTTGCATTTGCCTTGGACCCCATGTATGGAGAATTCGTTTTGACCCAAGAGAACATTCAAATACCAAAAGCAGGAAAGATTTACTCATTCAATGAAGGCAACTATCAGCTCTGGGATGACAAGCTAAAGAAGTACATTGATGACCTGAAGGACCCGGGTCCTAGTGGCAAGCCCTACTCTGCAAGGTACATTGGCAGCTTGGTTGGGGACTTCCACCGGACGCTGCTCTATGGCGGCATTTATGGGTACCCTAGGGACAAGAAGAGCAAGAATGGGAAGCTGAGGCTGTTGTATGAGTGTGCACCAATGAGCTTTATAGTTGAACAGGCCGGTGGGAAGGGATCGGATGGCAGTGCTAGAGTACTTGACATCCAACCAACTGAG ATCCATCAGCGTGTTCCGCTTTACATTGGAAGCGTGGAGGAGGTGGAGAAATTGGAGAAGTATTTAGCTTGA
- the LOC117632127 gene encoding uncharacterized protein LOC117632127 isoform X1, which translates to MGKQTKAKKSETLGKGKVTPVQIAFIVDRYLCDNNYSETRSVFRNEASSLIAKSPIREAPKSLLSLAEILNEYICLKEQKVILDQEKVRVEQEKTRVQTLLKGMQGVMNTYNASGNPAAISTGPAAAPKPMLMASHVNPSNGSPAGFPMYQTPVAHHVSTPSNTNMGPGNFCSPITIDPPATKRKCSRVSMDAPSASKRPCSRLPIGKVPNKGAETVSASANALNNQESAQSSSAVPNLVPNGSFAHGSTVAKCLFNQPSPSVPNNSSGPRTPPRAISSQIDKSVSPFEISSTATCSNNSSPPEITPNCCTIFSSKRVTLSPNKACYTVETNHCISSSPAKTSKRDHVKGRLNFDCSDVPMSLDQPISDDISTSESEKEVDPFDIDLPNFDAIGVDFSFTEMLGEFDLHCEELGYASQPNVGASMGTVSGSSYDNETADGNVGANQVMSEFSSTVTEVLSEKGMNVQGSDSLTAVKSVTKCIRIISPVKNCGSSQV; encoded by the exons ATGGGGAAGCAAACTAAAGCCAAGAAATCAGAGACTTTGGGGAAGGGAAAGGTCACCCCAGTCCAAATCGCGTTCATCGTGGATAGGTATCTCTGCGATAACAACTATTCGGAGACTCGCTCTGTTTTCAGAAATGAAGCTTCATCTCTCATCGCCAAATCACCCATTCGAGAG GCGCCGAAGAGCTTGCTGAGCTTGGCGGAGATTCTGAACGAGTACATATGCTTGAAGGAGCAGAAGGTGATTTTGGATCAGGAGAAGGTCCGGGTGGAGCAAGAGAAGACCCGGGTCCAAACTCTGTTGAAGGGTATGCAAGGCGTCATGAACACTTACAATGCCAGCGGAAACCCAGCCGCTATCTCCACAGGTCCAGCCGCAGCTCCCAAACCGATGCTTATGGCTTCTCACGTGAACCCATCCAATGGGTCTCCAGCAG GTTTTCCAATGTACCAAACACCAGTTGCTCATCATGTGTCCACACCTTCCAACACCAACATGGGGCCTGGAAATTTCTGCTCaccaattacaattgacccaCCTGCAACTAAGAGAAAGTGTTCTAGAGTTTCAATGGATGCCCCAAGTGCTTCTAAGAGACCTTGCAGCAGATTACCCATTGGCAAGGTTCCAAACAAAG GTGCAGAAACAGTTTCAGCATCAGCTAATGCACTCAATAATCAAGAATCTGCCCAGTCATCTTCAGCTGTGCCAAATTTGGTTCCGAATGGGTCCTTCGCTCATGGTTCCACTGTGGCTAAATGCTTGTTCAACCAGCCGTCTCCCTCCGTTCCGAACAATTCTTCTGGTCCTCGGACTCCTCCGCGAGCAATTTCATCTCAAATCGATAAGTCTGTGTCTCCTTTTGAGATTTCTTCCACTGCTACCTGCAGTAATAACAGTTCTCCTCCAGAGATCACCCCTAACTGCTGCACCATATTTTCATCAAAAAGAGTGACTCTGAGCCCAAACAAAGCTTGCTATACTGTGGAAACGAACCATTGCATTTCTTCATCACCTGCCAAGACAAGTAAGAGAGACCATGTAAAAGGAAGGCTCAATTTTGACTGTTCTGATGTGCCAATGAGCTTGGACCAACCAATTTCTGATGATATTTCAACATCTGAGTCTGAAAAGGAAGTTGACCCTTTTGACATTGATTTGCCTAACTTCGATGCCATTGGGGTGGATTTCTCCTTCACTGAAATGTTAggtgaatttgatcttcattGTGAAGAACTTGGTTATGCTAGTCAACCAAATGTTGGTGCTTCCATGGGGACTGTTTCAGG GTCATCATATGATAATGAAACTGCGGATGGTAATGTGGGGGCTAATCAAGTTATGTCAGAATTCTCATCAACTGTGACAGAAGTACTATCAGAGAAGGGGATGAATGTGCAAG GTTCTGATTCCCTGACTGCGGTGAAGTCTGTAACAAAATGTATTAGAATTATAAGCCCGG TGAAAAATTGCGGAAGCTCTCAGGTTTAG
- the LOC117632127 gene encoding uncharacterized protein LOC117632127 isoform X2, whose translation MGKQTKAKKSETLGKGKVTPVQIAFIVDRYLCDNNYSETRSVFRNEASSLIAKSPIREAPKSLLSLAEILNEYICLKEQKVILDQEKVRVEQEKTRVQTLLKGMQGVMNTYNASGNPAAISTGPAAAPKPMLMASHVNPSNGSPAGFPMYQTPVAHHVSTPSNTNMGPGNFCSPITIDPPATKRKCSRVSMDAPSASKRPCSRLPIGKVPNKETVSASANALNNQESAQSSSAVPNLVPNGSFAHGSTVAKCLFNQPSPSVPNNSSGPRTPPRAISSQIDKSVSPFEISSTATCSNNSSPPEITPNCCTIFSSKRVTLSPNKACYTVETNHCISSSPAKTSKRDHVKGRLNFDCSDVPMSLDQPISDDISTSESEKEVDPFDIDLPNFDAIGVDFSFTEMLGEFDLHCEELGYASQPNVGASMGTVSGSSYDNETADGNVGANQVMSEFSSTVTEVLSEKGMNVQGSDSLTAVKSVTKCIRIISPVKNCGSSQV comes from the exons ATGGGGAAGCAAACTAAAGCCAAGAAATCAGAGACTTTGGGGAAGGGAAAGGTCACCCCAGTCCAAATCGCGTTCATCGTGGATAGGTATCTCTGCGATAACAACTATTCGGAGACTCGCTCTGTTTTCAGAAATGAAGCTTCATCTCTCATCGCCAAATCACCCATTCGAGAG GCGCCGAAGAGCTTGCTGAGCTTGGCGGAGATTCTGAACGAGTACATATGCTTGAAGGAGCAGAAGGTGATTTTGGATCAGGAGAAGGTCCGGGTGGAGCAAGAGAAGACCCGGGTCCAAACTCTGTTGAAGGGTATGCAAGGCGTCATGAACACTTACAATGCCAGCGGAAACCCAGCCGCTATCTCCACAGGTCCAGCCGCAGCTCCCAAACCGATGCTTATGGCTTCTCACGTGAACCCATCCAATGGGTCTCCAGCAG GTTTTCCAATGTACCAAACACCAGTTGCTCATCATGTGTCCACACCTTCCAACACCAACATGGGGCCTGGAAATTTCTGCTCaccaattacaattgacccaCCTGCAACTAAGAGAAAGTGTTCTAGAGTTTCAATGGATGCCCCAAGTGCTTCTAAGAGACCTTGCAGCAGATTACCCATTGGCAAGGTTCCAAACAAAG AAACAGTTTCAGCATCAGCTAATGCACTCAATAATCAAGAATCTGCCCAGTCATCTTCAGCTGTGCCAAATTTGGTTCCGAATGGGTCCTTCGCTCATGGTTCCACTGTGGCTAAATGCTTGTTCAACCAGCCGTCTCCCTCCGTTCCGAACAATTCTTCTGGTCCTCGGACTCCTCCGCGAGCAATTTCATCTCAAATCGATAAGTCTGTGTCTCCTTTTGAGATTTCTTCCACTGCTACCTGCAGTAATAACAGTTCTCCTCCAGAGATCACCCCTAACTGCTGCACCATATTTTCATCAAAAAGAGTGACTCTGAGCCCAAACAAAGCTTGCTATACTGTGGAAACGAACCATTGCATTTCTTCATCACCTGCCAAGACAAGTAAGAGAGACCATGTAAAAGGAAGGCTCAATTTTGACTGTTCTGATGTGCCAATGAGCTTGGACCAACCAATTTCTGATGATATTTCAACATCTGAGTCTGAAAAGGAAGTTGACCCTTTTGACATTGATTTGCCTAACTTCGATGCCATTGGGGTGGATTTCTCCTTCACTGAAATGTTAggtgaatttgatcttcattGTGAAGAACTTGGTTATGCTAGTCAACCAAATGTTGGTGCTTCCATGGGGACTGTTTCAGG GTCATCATATGATAATGAAACTGCGGATGGTAATGTGGGGGCTAATCAAGTTATGTCAGAATTCTCATCAACTGTGACAGAAGTACTATCAGAGAAGGGGATGAATGTGCAAG GTTCTGATTCCCTGACTGCGGTGAAGTCTGTAACAAAATGTATTAGAATTATAAGCCCGG TGAAAAATTGCGGAAGCTCTCAGGTTTAG
- the LOC117633154 gene encoding transcription termination/antitermination protein NusG has translation MTQGLLQWSPCHQSLSLSFTIPTTKHTQLPLSISATLEPATSTQQHLTARERRQLRNERRESKAGTNWKEQVEEKLLEKPTKKFANWKEELNINNLAREGPQWWIVKVSRLKGQETAQLIARLLARNYPHIDFKVYAPAIHERKKLKNGTYSVKPKPLFPGCVFIRCVLDKEIHDFIRECDGVGGFVGALVGNTKRQITRPRPVSEFDMEAIFRQAKEEQQKAEQAFEQDQQEAALNSGLNSDDAVKSTGDSKPKRRSRKTLEPLINGSSKGKNEKLIPGSSVRVVSGTFAEYVGSLKKLNRRTKKATVGFTLFGKESFVDLDVSEIVSETT, from the exons ATGACACAGGGACTTCTCCAATGGAGTCCTTGCCACCAATCTCTCTCCCTTTCCTTCACTATCCCCACAACCAAACACACCCAACTCCCACTCTCAATCTCTGCCACACTAGAACCCGCCACCAGTACCCAACAACACCTCACTGCCAGAGAGAGAAGGCAGCTCAGGAacgagaggagagagagcaAAGCTGGTACCAATTGGAAAGAACAGGTGGAGGAAAAGCTTCTGGAGAAGCCCACGAAGAAGTTCGCTAATTGGAAGGAAGAGCTCAACATTAATAACCTCGCTCGTGAGGGCCCTCAATGGTGGATCGTTAAGGTCTCTCGACTCAAGGGCCAGGAGACTGCTCAGCTCATCGCTCGCTTGCTTGCTAGGAACTACCCTCACATTGATTTTAAG gTGTATGCTCCAGCTATTCATGAgaggaaaaaattgaaaaatggtACTTACTCAGTTAAACCAAAACCCCTGTTCCCAGGATGTGTGTTTATAAGGTGTGTTTTGGACAAAGAGATACATGACTTCATAAGAGAGTGCGATGGAGTTGGAGGCTTTGTTGGTGCTTTGGTTGGAAATAC GAAAAGACAGATCACCAGACCCAGGCCAGTTTCTGAGTTTGACATGGAAGCTATCTTCAGACAGGCAAAGGAAGAACAACAAAAAGCTGAACAAGCTTTTGAACAAGATCAGCAAGAAGCAGCCCTCAACTCTGGGCTCAATTCTGATGATGCTGTAAAATCTACTGGAGATTCTAAACCAAAAAGGCGATCTAGAAAAACACTTGAACCTCTCATAAATGGTTCATCTAAAGGAAAGAACGAGAAGCTCATCCCAGGTTCTAGTGTACGAGTTGTATCTGGGACTTTTGCAGAATATGTAGGCAGCCTCAAGAAGCTGAATCGCAGAACAAAAAAG GCAACTGTGGGATTTACGTTATTTGGGAAAGAAAGCTTTGTAGATTTAGATGTCAGTGAAATTGTTTCAGAGACCACGTAA